In Triticum aestivum cultivar Chinese Spring chromosome 5B, IWGSC CS RefSeq v2.1, whole genome shotgun sequence, the following proteins share a genomic window:
- the LOC123110485 gene encoding uncharacterized protein isoform X1, with amino-acid sequence MAEADAQTQSNAHSSSPPAEASGEPIRPPQVGAPSAASPTFPLMYPMLVPGMFSQQGMDDQAQGPGIYAIQENQFMGAMGGYAPKTFIPLAYNIPTSESVGPLAGEEQGQDARQQNGPQRQVVVRRFHFAFQLDLALIIKLAAVVFLFSQEGSKQRLFLLILFASMIYLYQTGAITPFLRWLQRAGGVAARPPQAPANRAPLAAQNDGNEQPGGNLADPANPDQAAENQEPGAAAGNENQQGAEGEANRRSWLGGILKEVQLVVVGFVASLLPGFQHND; translated from the exons ATGGCGGAAGCCGACGCCCAAACCCAGAGCAACGCGcactcctcctcgccgccggcggAGGCGTCGGGCGAGCCGATCCGGCCGCCCCAG GTAGGCGCTCCAAGTGCTGCTTCTCCGACGTTTCCGCTCATGTACCCGATGCTCGTCCCAGGGATGTTCTCCCAGCAGGGTATGGATGACCAGGCTCAGGGTCCAGGGATATATGCCATACAGGAGAATCAGTTCATGGGGGCGATGGGAGGTTACGCCCCAAAGACATTCATACCGCTCGCTTACAATATACCAAC AAGTGAAAGTGTCGGTCCATTGGCTGGAGAGGAGCAAGGACAGGATGCTAGGCAGCAAAATGGCCCTCAAAGACAAGTTGTTGTGAGGAGGTTTCACTTTGCTTTTCAGCTTGACCTGGCTCTGATCATCAAGTTAGCAGCAGTGGTCTTTTTGTTTAGCCAAGAAGGATCAAAACAAAGGCTGTTTCTTCTCATATTGTTTGCGTCCATGATTTACCT ATATCAAACTGGAGCGATTACACCTTTCTTAAGATGGCTCCAGCGGGCGGGAGGTGTGGCCGCTCGTCCGCCACAGGCTCCTGCTAACCGTGCTCCTCTGGCTGCCCAGAATGATGGCAACGAGCAACCTG GTGGAAACCTCGCAGATCCTGCAAACCCTGACCAAGCCGCGGAGAACCAGGAACCAGGAGCAGCAGCGGGCAACGAGAACCAGCAAGGTGCAGAGGGAGAAGCAAACCGGCGCAGCTGGCTCGGCGGCATCTTGAAAGAGGTCCAGCTGGTCGTTGTAGGGTTCGTCGCGTCGCTTCTTCCTGGTTTTCAGCACAATGACTAG
- the LOC123110485 gene encoding uncharacterized protein isoform X2, with amino-acid sequence MAEADAQTQSNAHSSSPPAEASGEPIRPPQVGAPSAASPTFPLMYPMLVPGMFSQQGMDDQAQGPGIYAIQENQFMGAMGGYAPKTFIPLAYNIPTESVGPLAGEEQGQDARQQNGPQRQVVVRRFHFAFQLDLALIIKLAAVVFLFSQEGSKQRLFLLILFASMIYLYQTGAITPFLRWLQRAGGVAARPPQAPANRAPLAAQNDGNEQPGGNLADPANPDQAAENQEPGAAAGNENQQGAEGEANRRSWLGGILKEVQLVVVGFVASLLPGFQHND; translated from the exons ATGGCGGAAGCCGACGCCCAAACCCAGAGCAACGCGcactcctcctcgccgccggcggAGGCGTCGGGCGAGCCGATCCGGCCGCCCCAG GTAGGCGCTCCAAGTGCTGCTTCTCCGACGTTTCCGCTCATGTACCCGATGCTCGTCCCAGGGATGTTCTCCCAGCAGGGTATGGATGACCAGGCTCAGGGTCCAGGGATATATGCCATACAGGAGAATCAGTTCATGGGGGCGATGGGAGGTTACGCCCCAAAGACATTCATACCGCTCGCTTACAATATACCAAC TGAAAGTGTCGGTCCATTGGCTGGAGAGGAGCAAGGACAGGATGCTAGGCAGCAAAATGGCCCTCAAAGACAAGTTGTTGTGAGGAGGTTTCACTTTGCTTTTCAGCTTGACCTGGCTCTGATCATCAAGTTAGCAGCAGTGGTCTTTTTGTTTAGCCAAGAAGGATCAAAACAAAGGCTGTTTCTTCTCATATTGTTTGCGTCCATGATTTACCT ATATCAAACTGGAGCGATTACACCTTTCTTAAGATGGCTCCAGCGGGCGGGAGGTGTGGCCGCTCGTCCGCCACAGGCTCCTGCTAACCGTGCTCCTCTGGCTGCCCAGAATGATGGCAACGAGCAACCTG GTGGAAACCTCGCAGATCCTGCAAACCCTGACCAAGCCGCGGAGAACCAGGAACCAGGAGCAGCAGCGGGCAACGAGAACCAGCAAGGTGCAGAGGGAGAAGCAAACCGGCGCAGCTGGCTCGGCGGCATCTTGAAAGAGGTCCAGCTGGTCGTTGTAGGGTTCGTCGCGTCGCTTCTTCCTGGTTTTCAGCACAATGACTAG